The sequence GTTTAATTCCGTGACGCCTCTTCTCATTTCAGGACCGACGGTCACATGGGAGATATCTTTGAGTAAAATGGGCACTCCGCTCTTGCTGACGCCCAGGGGAATCAATTCAAGATCGGTCAGGCTTTTAATATAGCCCTGGCCCCGGACCATATATTCCCGTTCGCTTAATTCGATCGAACGTCCCCCGACATCTTTATTGGCCATCCGAATAGCCTGGGTCACTCTCGTAAAGGGAATATTTAATGCCAGGAGCCGCTGGGGATTGACATGAACCTGATATTGCTTCTCAAATCCTCCGACGGAGGCCACTTCCGCCACTCCCGGAATCGACTGGAGCTGATATTTCAGGGTCCAATCCTGGTAGGCCCGAATGTCCGCCAGACTCCGTTTCCCAGAATGATCCACTAACGCGTATTCATAAACCCACCCGACCCCCGTCGCATCCGGTCCTAAAACGGGACGCACCCCTTCCGGAAGTTTCCCGGAAACTTTGCTCATAAACTCCAACACCCTGCTTCGGGCCCAGTACATATCCGTTCCATCTTCAAAGACAATGTAGACGTAAGAAAATCCGAAGTCTGAGGATCCTCTGACATATTTAACTTTTGGAGCCCCCAGCATGGAGGTGACAATGGGATAGGTAATCTGATCCTCGATGAGATTGGGACTTCTCCCTTCCCATTCGGTATAGACAATCACCTGGACATCGGAAAGATCAGGGATGGCATCCAGGGGAGTATGGATAACAGCCCAATACCCCCATACCGAGAGGAAAACAACTCCCAAAAGGACAATGAGCGGATTTTTACCTGAATAGTCGATCATTCTTTCAATCATAGGAACAGACTCCGCCTCCCCCCCTGCAAAAACTCATTTCACATTAAAAATAAAAGATTCTTTGACATCGGGTTGCCCCTTTTTTTTAATCAAAACCTCGATCTTCCATCCGCCTGCCATCGCGAATTTTACTTTTCCCTCATAAGTATCTTTTACGAACGATCCTTTGACCTCTTCGACCATCATCCCCGGCATGGTCATCGTGTAGGAAAAAATCACCTCCGCGTCGCGAATGATTTGATTCTGGTTATTTGTGATCTTGAGAGAGATTTTATCTTCTCCGACACGAGGCGGATCGGAAGTCAGTTCCAGATTAAGAACATATGGACCGGCTTTTTTAGACCGGATGGCCTGGATTTCATCCTTTTTCTCCATCCCGCCCATATCCATTCCTTTCATATCCATACCCGCCGTCTCCATTTTTCCCATGGTGGCTTTTTCCATATTGACGCCCCCCATTCCGAGCGCCCCCATCATATTGGCCGCCGACATGAGTTTGCTTTCGGAATCGATTAAAAAGGTAGCGGATGTCACAATCGGGTCTCCCTCTTTGAGTCCGGAAACCACTTCGATATATCCTTCATGATGGGCTCCCAGTTTGACTTCCCTCGGCTCAAAGATTCCGTTTCCCCGGTCTAAAAAAGCAAGTTGACGCATCCCCGAATCGATAACGGCTTCAACAGGAACAACCAGTCTCTTCGGGATCTTGATATGGATATCCACATCGCCATACATCCCCGGTTTAAGAAGTAAACCAGGGTTTGGCAATTCAATTCTGGCTTTGACTGTCCTTGTTTCAGGGCTTAAATTTGGGGAGATGTAAATAATTTTTCCGGAAAAGGTCTTATCCGGATAAGCGGTGAATGAAATCATGACCTGTTGATTCTGTTGGATGTAGCCCAGATCGGATTCATAAATATCCGCATAGACCCAGACAGAGGAGATATCCGCAATTTCGTACAGCACCATTTCAGGCGTCACATATTGTCCTTTGACCGCCGCTTTTTTAGTCACAAACCCTTTGACAGGAGAATAAAGGACTGTTTCCGGTTTCATATCCTCTTCCTCGTCTAACCGGTCGATCTGCTCCTCAGTCAAGTTCCATAACAATAACCGCGCTCTTGCCGATTCAATCTGGGACTGAACCCCTTCCCGGACATGGATCATGGGACTCTCTTTGATCCGGCTAAAAGTCTCTTTGGCCAGCAGATACTCCTGTTTGGTCGCAAAAAGATCCGGACTGTAGAGTTGAAAAAGGGGTTCTCCTTTATTGATCTGCTGTCCTGTTGAGTTGACATAAAGTTCTTTTATCCATCCCGAAACCCGTAATTGAATCTGGCTGATTTTTTTTTCGTTATAATCAACCGTCCCCGCGGCATGGATAATCGTATCCAGCGAACGCTTTTCGACAAGACCTGTTTTCACTCCGATCATTTGTCTTTTTTCAGGCGAGATCTGAACCGGCATTCCGGTCTCCACGCCTGATTTCTTCCCCTCCTCGGGCATATTCTCCATAGAAGAAGAGCTGAAATAAAAACTCCCTCCGACAAGAATCAGGAGGAAAATCGATCCTGAATAAATCAATACCCTTTTCATTTGAGTGTCTCCTTTGTTTAATTCAAATCTTTTCCCGTTAATTTTTCCAATTCACTGATTCGCTGATTAAAATCGACCAGCGTTTCAAAGTAATTCATCTCCAGATCTTTTAAAGTCCTTTCGCTGTCAATGACATTCAACAGATCGGTCTTTCCGGACTGATAAGCGATTTGGGAGGCCTTCAAGGACTGTTCAGCCTGGGGGAGAATCCCGTTCCTGTACATATTCAGGGATTTCTCCAATGATTTAATTTTGGAGTGGAGGATTCTTAATTCCGCCAGGGTTTTATTCTCTATCCCCTTCAATTCCGCTTCAGTCTCCTCTTTTTCCAGGCGGATCTGACGGATTTTTGCCTGATATTTATGATTAAAGATCCAGGGGAGGTTCATTTTGGCAATCGCCATCCATTTATTTTCCTCTCCTTTGTGGGATTCCATATACGTCAATTCAGCCATAAAATCGGGATAGATATATTTTTCCGCTAAGGAAAGGCTGATCCCTTTTTTCTGAATCTGAAGATTGGCGGCCAGCAATTCAGGACGGTTTTTTAAAGCCGAGGGAATTAATTCTTCAAGGGTGTGCTTAAATTCGGTATTCTCCGGCTCTTCCGAAGTTTCAAGAAAAACATCTGCTGGCTGGTTTAAAATGGCATTTAACGTTGTTTCTGCTTCGATTTTATCCTCTTCCAAGGCTAACAGGCTGTTATGAAGTTTGGAGAGTTCAACTTCAGCCTTAACAATCTCCTGTTGACTCCCGAATCCGGCAGCATATTTTTGTTGGGCGCTTCGGGTGAATTCCTCAAGAAGCGTTTGATGCGCCAGATGAATATTAATTCCTTTACTGGCAAAAAACTGGCGGTAATAGGCTGATTTAAGCTTAAAGACAACTTCTCTAATCGTTGTTTGAAGCATTTCGTATTGATATTCAGCCTCTTTTTCTGCAATTTTTCCTTTTAGGGCACGCTTTCCCGGAAAAGAAAAGGACTGACCGAGTCCATACCAGGTTTGCGCGGGATGACTTAAGTCTAAATTGGAGGGGGCTTCATATTGTGTTAAGGTAAACTCCGGATCTTCCCAGGCTTTTTCCTGCTGAATTTCCTGTTGGAGGGCTTCCAGCTTTTTTGTGGCTGCAATAATTTCAGGATTGCGCAACCTTGCCTGGTCGATCAGCAACCATAATTGGCCCGGTTCATTTGGAACCGGGGAATCCTGTGCAAGAACCCGTGAAGAATGGTTGAAAAGTCCGATTCCCAGCAGAATAAAAAAAAGCAGAAAACGGGAACGGATTTTAATTTCCCGAGACATAAAACCCCCCTTAAATACACCATCATTGACTAAAAATAACAGGTGAAGGGAGATTTTAAATTAACAGGTTGCCCGTGAAGGTATAAATCGGAACAAAATGATGGTAGGTTGGAAGAAATTTATTTTTTGTTGAGGAAAATAAAAATGGTCTTTTAGGTAAAAAAACCGACTGGCAATTAAAAGGGCTGGAAACGGAAGAGGTTTGGGCAGTTTTAAGTGAGACCGGATGAGGATAAGAATTCACATGATGGACTTTTCCTGCCTCCAGGATCGCCTGATTGCAATTTTCATCAGCTTGTAGAGGGGTCATCGGAGAAAGAACTTCAGGAGAGTCGCAAGTCATCAAGCTTTTTTCCATTTGCATGGAAAATGGGAAAAGGCAGGCATAGGTGTTTCCCGCTAAAAAAGAAACCAACGAAAATAAGAGGAAAAAAATTCCCATACGTCTGGAATAAACCTTTTGCATACTTAAATAGTATTGAACCGGTCGCAACTTGTCAAGGGTAACTTTTTCTTTGGGAATGGATACACCTTATAAAAAACTTTCAGGAAATGATTGTCTATCTCAGATAAGGTTGTCTAAAACGCTGGACATCCCCGACCCATTGATAAATTTCACATTTTTATAAACAGAGATTCTAACCGTCAATAAAAGTTGACACCGTTTTTCCCTCCTCTTCTTTTAAAAAAATAATCACCGGAAAATTTTTTCTAACTTATTGAAAATTAATGGATTTTATTTATGCGATATTGGATGGCATTTCGTTTTTTGTGGTACGCTCTTTGCTCTCTTCCAGGTTAAAGTGGTGGGGATCAAACAAAAACGACGCGTTATATTCCGTCGGAGGGTCATCCTTAAAGGAAAGATCCCCACCCGGTCGCTTTATTATCTTTTTTATAGAGAGGAGACCTGCAAATGGTTAAAGTAAAACAAATAATGACCAAAAATCCTGTTAAAATCGATGCTAATAAAACGGTTCGTGAAGCCATTAATGTGATGGCAGATAAAAAATTTGGATGTTTAATGGTCTGTAAAGGTGAAGAAATTGTCGGCGTTATTGAGGAAGCGGATATCATTCGAAAAGTTCTTGCTCAGGATTTGAATTATTATGTCACTAAAGTGGAACAGGTGATGTCCGTTCCCCTGATCATTAACGAAGATAAATCCGACGACGAAGCGAGCGATATGATGGTTGAGCATAAAGTTCGGCATCTTGCCGTAGCGGAAGACTCTAAAGTGATCGGGATTATTTCAATGTACGATTTAATGAGGC comes from Nitrospirota bacterium and encodes:
- a CDS encoding CBS domain-containing protein, translated to MVKVKQIMTKNPVKIDANKTVREAINVMADKKFGCLMVCKGEEIVGVIEEADIIRKVLAQDLNYYVTKVEQVMSVPLIINEDKSDDEASDMMVEHKVRHLAVAEDSKVIGIISMYDLMRPIYSGKSFWT
- a CDS encoding TolC family protein, which codes for MSREIKIRSRFLLFFILLGIGLFNHSSRVLAQDSPVPNEPGQLWLLIDQARLRNPEIIAATKKLEALQQEIQQEKAWEDPEFTLTQYEAPSNLDLSHPAQTWYGLGQSFSFPGKRALKGKIAEKEAEYQYEMLQTTIREVVFKLKSAYYRQFFASKGINIHLAHQTLLEEFTRSAQQKYAAGFGSQQEIVKAEVELSKLHNSLLALEEDKIEAETTLNAILNQPADVFLETSEEPENTEFKHTLEELIPSALKNRPELLAANLQIQKKGISLSLAEKYIYPDFMAELTYMESHKGEENKWMAIAKMNLPWIFNHKYQAKIRQIRLEKEETEAELKGIENKTLAELRILHSKIKSLEKSLNMYRNGILPQAEQSLKASQIAYQSGKTDLLNVIDSERTLKDLEMNYFETLVDFNQRISELEKLTGKDLN
- a CDS encoding efflux RND transporter periplasmic adaptor subunit gives rise to the protein MKRVLIYSGSIFLLILVGGSFYFSSSSMENMPEEGKKSGVETGMPVQISPEKRQMIGVKTGLVEKRSLDTIIHAAGTVDYNEKKISQIQLRVSGWIKELYVNSTGQQINKGEPLFQLYSPDLFATKQEYLLAKETFSRIKESPMIHVREGVQSQIESARARLLLWNLTEEQIDRLDEEEDMKPETVLYSPVKGFVTKKAAVKGQYVTPEMVLYEIADISSVWVYADIYESDLGYIQQNQQVMISFTAYPDKTFSGKIIYISPNLSPETRTVKARIELPNPGLLLKPGMYGDVDIHIKIPKRLVVPVEAVIDSGMRQLAFLDRGNGIFEPREVKLGAHHEGYIEVVSGLKEGDPIVTSATFLIDSESKLMSAANMMGALGMGGVNMEKATMGKMETAGMDMKGMDMGGMEKKDEIQAIRSKKAGPYVLNLELTSDPPRVGEDKISLKITNNQNQIIRDAEVIFSYTMTMPGMMVEEVKGSFVKDTYEGKVKFAMAGGWKIEVLIKKKGQPDVKESFIFNVK